In the genome of Rhodoligotrophos defluvii, one region contains:
- a CDS encoding molybdopterin molybdotransferase MoeA: MAGPLLPVEEALARVLDGVAPMPAEQVPLDEAWQRTLADDVIATRDQPPFDASAMDGYAVRGDDVDQKTPRLSVIGTAQAGHAFRDTLGPGQAVRIFTGAPLPDGADTVVIQENTRREGDAVVLTEPGQRGRHVRRRGLDFRAGDVLIPAGVRLNARHIGLAAAANHGMLAVRRRPRIAILSTGDELVPPGGNPRADQIISSNDRALAAFARAMGAEPIDLGIAGDSLQALDEAIGRGLHADVLVTIGGASVGERDLVQQALTARGLALDFWRIAMRPGKPLMFGRLPSTRVLGLPGNPVSALVCARIFLRPLIAALLGRPHRDELEMLPLAKSLPENDQRQDYLRARFVHRPDGSLAVEPFSLQDSSLQQSFAAADCLVIRRPFAPAAPAGSLAEILRLDF; this comes from the coding sequence ATGGCCGGGCCGCTGCTGCCGGTTGAGGAAGCGCTCGCCCGGGTGCTGGACGGGGTTGCGCCCATGCCCGCCGAGCAGGTGCCCCTCGATGAGGCCTGGCAGCGCACCTTGGCGGACGATGTCATCGCCACCCGCGACCAGCCGCCCTTCGATGCCTCGGCCATGGATGGCTATGCGGTGCGCGGCGATGATGTCGACCAAAAGACCCCCCGCCTTTCCGTCATCGGCACCGCGCAGGCCGGCCACGCCTTTCGCGATACGCTCGGCCCGGGCCAGGCGGTGCGCATCTTCACTGGCGCGCCACTGCCCGATGGCGCCGATACGGTCGTCATTCAGGAAAACACCCGCCGCGAGGGCGACGCGGTCGTCCTCACCGAGCCCGGCCAGCGCGGCCGACACGTGCGCCGCCGCGGGCTCGATTTTCGTGCCGGTGATGTGCTGATCCCCGCCGGTGTCCGGCTCAATGCCCGCCATATCGGCCTTGCCGCAGCAGCAAATCATGGGATGCTTGCGGTGAGGCGGCGCCCGCGCATCGCCATCCTGTCGACCGGCGATGAGCTCGTTCCACCCGGCGGCAATCCGCGCGCCGATCAGATCATTTCCTCCAATGATCGCGCCCTGGCGGCTTTCGCGCGTGCCATGGGCGCTGAACCCATCGATCTCGGCATTGCCGGAGACAGCCTGCAAGCCCTGGACGAGGCCATCGGCCGCGGGCTCCATGCGGACGTGCTCGTGACCATCGGCGGCGCGTCCGTCGGCGAGCGCGACCTGGTACAGCAGGCGCTGACGGCGCGGGGCCTCGCCCTCGATTTCTGGCGAATCGCCATGCGCCCCGGCAAGCCGCTGATGTTCGGCCGCCTTCCCTCGACACGCGTCCTGGGCCTGCCCGGCAATCCCGTATCTGCCCTGGTCTGCGCCCGCATCTTCCTGAGACCGCTGATCGCCGCCCTGCTCGGCCGCCCCCATCGGGACGAGCTGGAAATGCTGCCGCTCGCCAAGTCGCTTCCCGAAAACGATCAGCGGCAGGACTATCTCCGGGCCCGCTTCGTGCACCGGCCGGACGGCAGCCTCGCCGTCGAGCCGTTCAGTCTCCAGGACAGTTCGCTGCAGCAGAGCTTTGCCGCCGCCGATTGCCTCGTCATCCGCCGCCCCTTCGCGCCCGCCGCCCCCGCGGGCAGCCTGGCGGAGATCCTCCGGCTGGATTTTTGA